A portion of the Cyanobacterium sp. T60_A2020_053 genome contains these proteins:
- a CDS encoding coproporphyrinogen III oxidase: protein MSISAVYIHIPFCRRRCFYCDFPVTVLGDSAGSKYSNWQKEYVSFLCEEIAVTAENNSAIIETIFFGGGTPSLLHLQGLQEIFTTIHNCFNVSKNAEISLEIDPATFNLEQLQEYKKLGINRLSLGVQSFQDNLLANCGRTHSLNDIYQGVNYIHEVGFDNWSLDLISGLPQQTLSDWRESVRRALDLQPRHISCYDLVLESGTVFGKKYQAGDKPLPPDDVSAQMYCIASETLRENGYQHYEICNYASQGYESRHNLTYWRNQPYYGFGMGAASYVSNKRYTRPRTRQEYFDFVRQLQQNQGYMEVDTTEETDQLLETLMLGLRLQEGVNLADIEVKFGQNIVSRILHCLQPYIKDNWVIFSESNSNLKLTDPDGFLYSNTVLSSLFVEF from the coding sequence ATGTCCATTTCTGCTGTTTATATTCATATTCCTTTTTGTCGTCGCCGTTGTTTTTATTGTGATTTTCCCGTCACTGTTTTAGGTGATTCTGCTGGTAGTAAATATTCTAATTGGCAAAAAGAATATGTTAGTTTTTTATGTGAAGAAATAGCTGTAACTGCTGAAAATAATTCAGCAATTATCGAAACTATTTTTTTTGGTGGTGGCACTCCATCTTTACTTCATTTACAAGGTTTACAAGAAATTTTTACAACTATTCATAATTGTTTTAATGTTAGTAAAAATGCAGAAATTTCTTTGGAAATTGATCCAGCTACTTTCAATTTAGAACAATTACAAGAATATAAAAAATTAGGTATTAATCGACTTAGTTTAGGGGTGCAATCTTTCCAAGATAACTTATTAGCTAATTGTGGGCGCACTCACTCTCTCAATGACATTTATCAAGGTGTCAATTACATTCATGAAGTGGGTTTTGATAATTGGAGTTTAGATTTAATTTCTGGTTTACCGCAACAAACTTTATCCGATTGGCGCGAATCGGTGCGGAGGGCGCTGGATTTACAACCTCGCCATATTTCTTGTTATGATTTAGTGTTGGAGTCTGGCACGGTTTTTGGCAAAAAATATCAAGCTGGAGATAAACCCCTTCCTCCTGATGATGTCAGCGCCCAAATGTATTGTATCGCTTCGGAAACTTTACGAGAAAATGGTTATCAACATTATGAAATCTGTAATTATGCTTCACAGGGTTATGAATCTCGTCATAATTTAACTTATTGGCGTAATCAGCCCTATTATGGTTTCGGCATGGGCGCTGCTAGTTATGTTAGCAATAAAAGATATACTCGCCCTCGTACTCGTCAAGAATATTTTGATTTTGTACGACAATTACAGCAGAATCAAGGTTATATGGAAGTGGATACTACAGAGGAAACTGATCAACTTTTAGAAACTTTAATGTTAGGTTTAAGACTGCAAGAAGGCGTTAATTTAGCCGACATTGAAGTTAAATTCGGGCAAAATATTGTTAGTAGAATATTACACTGTTTACAACCTTATATTAAAGATAATTGGGTTATTTTTTCTGAGAGTAATAGTAATCTAAAATTAACAGACCCTGATGGTTTTTTATATTCTAATACGGTATTATCTTCTTTATTTGTTGAGTTTTAG
- a CDS encoding sugar ABC transporter permease: MKNLVLWRKLSPFLFLFPALAVLTVIVFYPAFQAFSLSFSSYGYDLTASPQWVGGANFQRLWQDELLRKILLNSLIYIVGVVPILVIIPLFLAILVNQKLRGIAWFRGAYYTPVVISMVVAGIMWRALYLSNGIFNQFWLALGFSQGLPWLTSPNWAIWSVMVVTIWKGLGYYMVIYLAGLQGIPNELYEAGALDGSDGWQKHFDITIPLMKPYLFLVAVISALSATKVFEEVYLLTQGGPQNSSKTVVYYIYEKAFQDLDINYACAIGLVLFAVILVLSIANLILSRYTQS, from the coding sequence ATGAAAAATTTAGTTTTATGGCGTAAATTATCGCCTTTTTTATTTTTGTTTCCTGCTTTAGCGGTTTTAACTGTTATTGTTTTTTACCCTGCTTTTCAAGCCTTTAGTCTTAGTTTTTCTAGTTATGGTTATGATTTAACTGCTTCTCCTCAGTGGGTGGGGGGCGCTAATTTTCAGCGTCTTTGGCAAGATGAGTTATTAAGAAAAATTTTATTAAATAGTTTAATTTATATAGTGGGAGTTGTACCTATTCTTGTGATTATTCCTCTGTTTTTAGCTATTTTAGTTAATCAAAAACTACGGGGAATTGCCTGGTTTAGGGGCGCTTATTATACTCCGGTGGTGATTTCCATGGTGGTGGCTGGTATCATGTGGAGGGCGCTGTATTTATCTAATGGTATTTTTAATCAATTTTGGTTGGCTTTGGGTTTTAGTCAGGGTTTGCCTTGGTTAACTAGCCCTAATTGGGCAATTTGGAGTGTGATGGTGGTAACTATCTGGAAGGGGTTGGGTTACTATATGGTTATTTATTTGGCTGGTTTACAGGGCATACCTAATGAATTATACGAGGCAGGGGCGCTGGATGGCTCTGATGGTTGGCAAAAACATTTTGATATTACTATCCCTTTAATGAAGCCTTATCTTTTTTTGGTGGCGGTAATTTCCGCTTTAAGCGCTACTAAGGTATTTGAGGAAGTCTATTTATTAACTCAGGGTGGTCCTCAAAATAGCTCAAAAACTGTGGTATATTATATTTATGAGAAGGCTTTTCAGGATTTAGATATTAATTATGCTTGTGCTATCGGTTTGGTTTTATTTGCGGTGATTTTGGTACTTTCTATCGCTAATCTAATTCTTTCTCGTTACACTCAAAGTTAG
- a CDS encoding class I SAM-dependent methyltransferase, which yields MTASSNIETFLVDNLLKNSYQTWQQLKAVVSVAHKNFFTQLKDTLFPTEDNQLIPLTPEVFKILQERFSQITEEDWQDAKQGVYPYEILFDGDVGYFLSNYVKLLWDHPLAWYRVQQKNFIDLPTNIDLEKYPQYYRRNFHYQTDGYLSDNSAQIYDLQVEILFSGIADAMRRRILKPLKEKLPRFSQDTKILDVACGTGRTLKLLRATFPDASLYGIDLSSAYLREANRYLLSQFPEELPQLMEGKGEAMPYQDNYFQAISNVFLFHELPKPIRKQVIEESYRVLQPGGVMVICDSIQLSDSPELEVMMGNFPRAYHEPFYNDYINDNMEEHLEKSGFHVESVNIHAFSKYWVATKSF from the coding sequence ATGACTGCAAGTTCTAACATCGAAACATTTTTAGTTGATAACCTGCTCAAAAATAGCTATCAAACTTGGCAACAACTTAAAGCAGTTGTCAGCGTCGCCCACAAAAACTTCTTTACTCAATTAAAAGATACTCTTTTCCCCACTGAAGATAATCAACTTATTCCTTTAACGCCAGAAGTTTTTAAAATTCTGCAAGAAAGATTTAGTCAAATTACCGAAGAGGATTGGCAAGACGCCAAACAAGGGGTTTATCCTTACGAAATTCTTTTTGATGGTGATGTGGGTTATTTTCTGTCTAACTATGTCAAACTATTATGGGATCATCCTTTGGCATGGTATCGAGTACAACAGAAAAACTTTATTGATTTACCGACAAATATTGATTTAGAAAAATATCCGCAATATTATCGCCGTAATTTCCATTATCAAACCGATGGTTACTTAAGCGATAATTCAGCCCAAATTTACGATTTACAAGTGGAAATTCTCTTTAGTGGCATCGCTGATGCTATGCGCCGCCGTATCCTCAAACCTTTAAAAGAAAAATTACCTCGTTTCAGTCAAGACACCAAAATTTTAGATGTGGCTTGTGGCACAGGAAGAACATTAAAACTACTAAGGGCGACTTTTCCTGATGCTTCTCTTTACGGTATTGATTTATCCAGCGCCTATCTCCGGGAAGCTAACCGCTATTTATTATCTCAATTCCCTGAGGAATTACCTCAGTTAATGGAAGGAAAGGGGGAAGCCATGCCTTATCAGGATAATTATTTTCAGGCTATCAGCAATGTGTTTTTATTTCATGAGTTACCCAAACCTATTCGTAAACAGGTGATTGAGGAATCCTATCGAGTGTTACAACCGGGGGGGGTGATGGTGATTTGTGATTCCATACAACTTTCTGATTCTCCTGAGTTGGAGGTAATGATGGGTAATTTTCCCCGTGCTTACCATGAACCGTTTTACAATGATTATATTAACGATAATATGGAAGAGCATTTGGAGAAATCGGGATTTCATGTGGAGTCTGTCAATATCCATGCTTTTAGTAAATATTGGGTAGCGACTAAGTCTTTTTAA
- a CDS encoding DUF4330 domain-containing protein yields MKIIDSKGRLFGKINLLDLGALMVVILALVGIFIVPGSSGSLAQVVGGTTGAETVKITLLVRGLASQNSSDTVAEFNQDIEMNVIVRNEPAGKVKIAQAEELPNNVVVNQPDGTVKALLDPRPIVNNSTDMILTMTSTGQNTNDGYVVANQKVKIGTVLELDNPRYNFRGTVIGVETAD; encoded by the coding sequence ATGAAAATTATTGATAGTAAAGGGCGTTTATTTGGCAAGATCAACTTGTTGGATTTAGGGGCGCTGATGGTAGTCATTTTAGCTCTGGTAGGCATCTTTATTGTACCCGGTTCATCTGGTTCTCTTGCCCAAGTGGTGGGGGGTACGACGGGCGCTGAAACCGTTAAAATAACCCTTTTAGTGAGAGGTTTAGCTTCCCAAAATTCCTCTGATACAGTAGCAGAGTTTAATCAAGATATAGAAATGAATGTTATTGTTAGAAACGAACCAGCCGGAAAAGTCAAAATTGCTCAGGCTGAGGAATTACCTAATAATGTGGTAGTAAATCAACCCGATGGCACAGTTAAAGCATTATTAGACCCTCGCCCCATCGTTAACAATAGCACTGATATGATTCTGACCATGACAAGTACAGGACAAAACACCAATGATGGTTATGTGGTGGCAAATCAAAAAGTCAAAATTGGTACGGTATTAGAATTAGATAATCCTCGTTATAACTTCCGTGGCACGGTGATTGGTGTAGAAACAGCCGATTAA
- the psbV gene encoding cytochrome c-550: protein MKRFFLIVLAGMLLVWQSFATSAHALSLSEELRTVPLNEQGDMITFSNQDAQLGSKLFVASCTQCHIQGKTKTNPNVGLSAEALANAIPARDNVLALIDYMKYPTTYDGEEDLSLLHMNTERSDIWSEMRNYNDDDLEAIAGYILIQTKADPKWGKRSLIEP, encoded by the coding sequence ATGAAAAGATTTTTTTTAATAGTTCTCGCTGGGATGTTATTGGTATGGCAATCTTTTGCTACCAGCGCCCATGCCCTTAGCCTAAGCGAAGAACTACGCACTGTACCTTTAAATGAACAAGGTGATATGATTACATTTAGTAACCAAGATGCACAATTAGGCTCAAAATTATTTGTTGCCAGTTGTACTCAATGCCATATTCAAGGCAAAACTAAAACTAATCCTAACGTGGGTTTAAGTGCTGAAGCTTTAGCCAACGCTATTCCTGCCCGTGATAACGTTTTAGCGTTAATTGACTACATGAAATATCCCACTACTTATGATGGTGAAGAAGACCTTTCTCTTTTACACATGAACACCGAAAGGTCTGATATTTGGTCTGAAATGAGAAACTATAATGACGATGATTTAGAAGCTATTGCTGGTTATATCTTAATTCAAACTAAAGCTGACCCTAAATGGGGTAAGCGTTCTTTGATCGAACCGTAA
- a CDS encoding alpha/beta fold hydrolase produces the protein MWVNWQEKIGKQRDWYWRGWKIHYCYERKTSALPADIPILLIHGFGASVGHWRHNIPVLKENHTVYAIDLLGFGASKKAYTDYDVSVWGELVYDFWRTFINVPVILIGNSIGSLIALYTSALHPEMTAKLVMLSLPDLSAREKMLPSWALPIVTSLEKIVASPLLIRIIFLIVRNPAVIRQWLGVAYVDKTAVDDELVEIIATPPREEGACRTLIALSQSVNQTDFTLSAEELLQRVKVPMLLLWGKQDRFIPPTGARRLEQSNPLITLQLLDNVGHCLHDENPSLFHGFLEDFLALDFTKK, from the coding sequence ATTTGGGTGAATTGGCAAGAAAAAATTGGCAAACAAAGAGATTGGTATTGGCGCGGTTGGAAAATACACTATTGCTATGAAAGAAAAACCAGCGCTCTCCCCGCAGATATACCGATTTTGTTAATTCATGGCTTTGGGGCATCGGTGGGGCATTGGCGCCATAATATTCCGGTGTTAAAGGAAAATCATACGGTGTATGCCATTGATTTATTAGGGTTTGGAGCATCAAAAAAAGCCTACACTGATTATGATGTGAGTGTGTGGGGTGAATTAGTATATGATTTTTGGCGTACATTTATTAATGTACCTGTCATTTTGATTGGTAACTCCATTGGTTCTCTTATTGCTCTTTATACCAGCGCCCTCCACCCCGAAATGACTGCGAAATTAGTGATGTTGAGCCTTCCTGACTTATCGGCGCGAGAAAAAATGTTGCCCTCTTGGGCGTTACCCATTGTTACCAGTTTAGAAAAAATAGTTGCTTCACCGTTATTGATTAGAATTATTTTTCTGATAGTGCGTAATCCGGCAGTTATTCGTCAATGGCTAGGGGTTGCCTATGTAGATAAAACGGCAGTGGATGATGAATTGGTCGAAATTATTGCCACTCCGCCAAGGGAGGAGGGCGCTTGTCGTACTTTAATTGCCCTCAGTCAGTCAGTGAATCAAACAGATTTTACCCTTTCTGCGGAAGAATTGTTGCAACGGGTAAAAGTACCAATGTTATTATTATGGGGTAAACAAGATCGATTTATACCGCCGACGGGCGCGCGCCGTCTCGAGCAATCTAATCCGTTAATTACTTTACAATTATTAGATAATGTCGGGCATTGTCTCCATGATGAAAACCCTTCACTATTTCATGGTTTCTTAGAAGATTTTTTGGCACTAGACTTCACAAAAAAATAG
- a CDS encoding c-type cytochrome: protein MKTIYALILSLVMLFSISAPALAGDIDNGAKIFSANCASCHMGGRNVVNSAKTLQKSDLEKYDMYSLEKIVYQVANGKAAMPRFLGRLNEQQIEDVASYVLSQADKGW from the coding sequence ATGAAAACAATTTACGCCTTAATTTTAAGCCTAGTAATGTTATTTAGTATCAGCGCCCCTGCATTAGCAGGAGACATCGACAACGGAGCAAAAATCTTTAGTGCTAACTGTGCTTCTTGTCACATGGGTGGTAGAAATGTGGTTAATTCTGCCAAAACCTTACAAAAGTCTGATTTAGAAAAATATGATATGTATTCCCTTGAAAAAATAGTCTATCAAGTAGCAAACGGTAAAGCTGCTATGCCTCGATTTTTAGGAAGATTAAATGAGCAACAAATCGAAGACGTAGCTAGTTATGTCTTGAGTCAAGCAGATAAAGGCTGGTAA
- a CDS encoding HlyD family efflux transporter periplasmic adaptor subunit, translating into MALSNTEKQSSPLPWIIGIMVGGILFVGGATSYLLNRPNSATRLDEYTVIAEESSLSVEIKASGVVQPIQSVNISPKNPGILKELLVEQGMMVEEGQPIAVMENQQLFAQGAQAQAQLAETQARLQEAEVSLKADLLVLETRLAQAQARLAQAQNRIPLDIEQARSQLREAESRLKLAENQLQRNKNLLDEGVISQDQFDQFANQYLVAQANLQEVLQRLQQIQNTGSPEIGTLEGALAEIQASIQERKATGEAEIERLKTTIQASEANLEVAKIQFQDTFITAPFAGVVTQKFASEGAFVTPTTSASTTTSATSSSIIALAKGLEVVAKVPEVDLKQIGIGQPVRLVADAYPDAIFEGVVKKVAPEAIVEQNVTSFEVTIAIIKGNEQLLSRMNVEATFLGEQLSNVLTVPTVAIVTEDGETGVMIPDENNKPKFQPVTIGVSVDDRTEIIRGIASGERVFINLPPKS; encoded by the coding sequence AATCGTCCCAACTCTGCCACTCGATTAGATGAATATACTGTCATAGCAGAAGAAAGCTCTTTGAGTGTAGAAATTAAGGCTAGTGGTGTAGTACAACCGATCCAAAGTGTTAATATCAGTCCTAAAAATCCGGGTATTCTCAAAGAATTATTAGTGGAACAAGGTATGATGGTGGAGGAAGGGCAACCTATTGCCGTAATGGAAAATCAACAACTTTTTGCCCAAGGTGCGCAAGCCCAAGCCCAACTTGCAGAAACTCAAGCCCGACTACAGGAGGCAGAAGTTAGTCTCAAGGCGGATTTATTGGTTTTAGAAACTCGATTGGCACAAGCCCAAGCGCGCCTCGCCCAAGCTCAAAATCGTATCCCTCTTGACATTGAACAAGCTCGATCTCAACTAAGAGAAGCGGAATCACGTCTAAAATTGGCGGAAAATCAATTACAACGTAATAAAAATTTACTAGATGAGGGGGTAATCTCTCAAGATCAATTTGATCAATTTGCGAATCAATATCTAGTGGCTCAAGCTAATTTACAGGAAGTATTACAAAGATTACAACAAATTCAGAATACGGGAAGCCCAGAAATAGGTACTTTGGAAGGGGCGCTGGCAGAAATTCAAGCCTCCATACAGGAAAGAAAAGCAACGGGGGAAGCAGAAATTGAACGGCTAAAAACTACCATTCAAGCCTCGGAAGCTAATTTGGAAGTTGCGAAAATTCAGTTTCAAGATACCTTTATTACAGCGCCCTTCGCCGGAGTTGTGACCCAAAAATTTGCGTCGGAGGGCGCTTTTGTCACTCCCACTACATCCGCTTCTACCACCACTTCTGCCACCTCTAGTTCCATTATTGCCCTCGCTAAAGGTTTGGAAGTCGTCGCCAAAGTTCCTGAAGTGGATTTAAAACAAATTGGTATTGGTCAACCTGTGCGTCTTGTGGCTGATGCTTACCCAGATGCTATTTTTGAAGGAGTAGTCAAAAAAGTAGCCCCAGAAGCGATTGTAGAGCAGAATGTGACATCTTTTGAAGTGACTATTGCCATTATTAAAGGTAATGAGCAATTATTATCGAGAATGAACGTGGAAGCCACCTTTTTGGGGGAACAGCTAAGTAATGTTTTAACCGTGCCTACGGTGGCTATTGTTACGGAAGACGGGGAAACAGGGGTGATGATTCCTGATGAAAATAATAAGCCAAAGTTTCAACCTGTGACCATTGGTGTTTCTGTGGATGATCGTACGGAAATTATTCGAGGTATAGCATCCGGTGAGCGAGTTTTCATTAATTTACCCCCCAAAAGTTAG